In Uranotaenia lowii strain MFRU-FL chromosome 2, ASM2978415v1, whole genome shotgun sequence, one genomic interval encodes:
- the LOC129748731 gene encoding low density lipoprotein receptor adapter protein 1-like has translation MAFFKSIWKNNSKHKKLCEELALANSIRDFSDNSEDLLEDGNSSDAIGGGFDDAITYTVKYLGNTTIPTPRSDSSTSDAVKRVITTAKGCKKLQRVTLSISPKGIEILDQITGEAIQKVSIYNISYCSADASHDHVFAFAAITQSPEAEVKEMCFRKEVHEVDFEGPLVCYAFLCQKRKMAQTVTLTVARSFERAYQIWQNKQFHAERKRKELNKLNSNNRTHHSGNVVDSSSATGTTSSNTPQHHTRAPSESDCPSLLIDFNSDLTAEICAKDHRGLLQNTWVSFEDDQQPQEFFAVPNLNATGRSGPTGSGWSRTAICSN, from the exons AGCTTTGCGAGGAGCTGGCCCTTGCCAACAGCATCCGTGACTTTTCGGATAACAGCGAGGATCTGCTGGAGGATGGCAACAGTAGTGATGCCATTGGCGGAGGTTTCGACGATGCTATCACCTACACAGTTAAATACCTTGGTAACACAACGATCCCCACGCCAAGATCGGACAGTTCCACATCGGACGCCGTCAAACGTGTCATAACGACGGCCAAAGGATGCAAAAAGTTGCAACGGGTAACGCTTTCCATTTCCCCGAAAGGGATCGAGATACTGGACCAGATCACTGGAGAAGCTATCCAGAAGGTTTCGATCTACAATATCTCGTATTGCTCGGCTGACGCGTCTCACGATCACGTGTTCGCCTTTGCCGCCATCACTCAAAGTCCGGAAGCCGAGGTCAAGGAGATGTGCTTCCGTAAGGAGGTTCACGAGGTCGATTTCGAAGGCCCCCTAGTGTGCTACGCCTTCCTCTGCCAAAAGCGAAAAATGGCACAAACCGTAACATTGACCGTGGCTCGGAGTTTCGAACGTGCATATCAGATCTGGCAAAACAAACAGTTTCACGCGGAACGGAAAAGGAAGGAGCTGAACAAGCTCAACTCCAACAACCGAACTCATCACAGTGGTAATGTCGTCGACAGCTCTTCTGCAACCGGTACAACCTCTAGTAATACACCGCAGCATCACACAAGAGCTCCCAGTGAATCCGACTGTCCAAGCTTGTTGATCGACTTTAACTCCGACTTGACGGCAGAGATCTGTGCCAAGGATCATCGCGGACTACTGCAGAATACTTGG GTGTCATTTGAAGATGATCAACAACCGCAAGAATTCTTCGCAGTGCCAAACCTGAACGCAACCGGTCGAAGTGGACCCACTGGTAGCGGTTGGAGTAGGACGGCCATTTGCTCAAACTAA
- the LOC129747622 gene encoding uncharacterized protein LOC129747622 isoform X1, translated as MTHNKCAVCKETIGVCDSAARCQRCHSRYHEKCVGEGELTSNGNSWFCASDKCQAEKIRLDMPLGSACCNEALEEKIRLIEKEKRDKMLEIEAENILKEKELDMRRMLREMQLNMDRRRKKKEEDQERRYWEQSFRDQQDHLGRMKALQGEFMTKINLIQQELQVIGNTQSSAMNPIRRSRRSKKELLDTCSEESDSLSESEEQEVTQTPRLLNGLGNAHSGPSQMQLAARNGIVSKLPIFTGKPEEWPLFHCAYVTSNEACGFTDVENLVRLHESLKGPALESVRGRLLLPKTVPQAIAKLEQLFGRPELMLQHYFEKIKRIKPPNAVKLETFLPFGNAVEELCDHLEALKLEAHLVNPLLLTELVNKLPATDKRAWVRFKRKKKNVNLKTFAKFLSRIVSEACQANVQLKIEEKPKQVSKGKIDKGSIFHHTSKNYVAKKTCKMCHERNHPLVFCKTFRRLTVSDRLAAVHRWKACQTCLNTHGSSVCKFKITCKVDGCESFHNPLLHPIQNKPMKTNSHRKSNILFRMIPVTLQRAGKSINTLAFLDEGASVSLLDDSIAKKLGVKGKKRKFEVSWTSDITRIENESIQTSLSISGLDSSEVFQLKSVRTVRELHLPKQSLNAVKLTQDHQHLQGLPIRSYSSERPGLLIGLDNIDIFSPQEVVSCDSTKGRPIAVKSKLGWSVYGPCDEV; from the coding sequence ATGACCCACAATAAATGTGCTGTTTGCAAAGAAACAATCGGTGTCTGCGATTCAGCGGCTAGATGCCAGCGCTGCCATTCTCGTTACCATGAAAAATGCGTTGGTGAAGGGGAATTAACTTCTAACGGAAATTCTTGGTTCTGTGCCTCCGACAAGTGTCAGGCTGAGAAGATACGATTGGATATGCCATTAGGCTCGGCTTGCTGTAACGAGGCTTTGGaagaaaaaatccgattgaTTGAGAAGGAGAAACGGGATAAAATGTTGGAAATCGAAGCTGAAAATATACTAAAGGAAAAAGAATTAGATATGCGTCGTATGCTTAGAGAAATGCAACTCAACATGGAcagaagaagaaagaaaaaagaagaagatcAGGAGAGAAGATATTGGGAGCAATCTTTTCGAGATCAACAGGATCATTTGGGGAGAATGAAAGCTCTGCAAGGTGAATTTATGACCAAAATCAATCTCATCCAACAGGAATTGCAGGTTATAGGGAATACGCAATCATCAGCGATGAATCCGATTCGACGTTCGCGACGTAGCAAGAAGGAACTCCTGGACACTTGCTCTGAAGAAAGTGACTCACTCAGCGAAAGTGAGGAACAAGAGGTGACACAAACACCCCGATTATTAAACGGGCTGGGGAATGCTCACAGCGGTCCTTCTCAAATGCAGTTGGCGGCGAGGAATGGGATCGTAAGTAAACTTCCTATCTTTACGGGCAAGCCTGAGGAGTGGCCATTGTTTCACTGCGCCTATGTTACATCTAATGAAGCATGCGGGTTTACAGATGTAGAAAACCTCGTTAGGCTTCACGAAAGTTTAAAAGGTCCAGCTTTAGAAAGCGTACGAGGTAGACTTCTTCTTCCTAAAACTGTTCCTCAAGCAATAGCCAAATTGGAACAACTCTTCGGAAGACCGGAACTCATGCTGCAacattactttgaaaaaattaaaagaataaaacCACCAAATGCGGTAAAGTTAGAGACGTTTCTTCCATTTGGCAATGCAGTAGAAGAACTGTGCGATCATCTGGAAGCTCTTAAGCTTGAAGCCCATTTAGTCAACCCGCTCCTCCTTACGGAACTAGTCAACAAACTTCCAGCTACGGATAAACGTGCCTGGGTGCGAtttaaaaggaaaaagaagaatGTGAACCTAAAAACCTTCGCtaaatttctttcaagaatCGTATCAGAAGCTTGTCAGGCAAATGTTCAACTGAAAATTGAAGAGAAACCGAAACAAGTGAGTAAGGGAAAAATCGACAAGGGTAGTATATTTCATCATACTAGCAAAAACTACGTGGCTAAGAAAACTTGTAAGATGTGCCATGAAAGAAATCATCCATTAGTTTTCTGCAAGACGTTCAGAAGGTTAACGGTGTCCGATCGTTTAGCTGCAGTGCATAGATGGAAAGCTTGTCAAACTTGTTTGAACACTCACGGGAGTAGTGTATGTAAATTCAAAATCACATGTAAGGTGGATGGATGTGAAAGTTTTCATAATCCCTTATTGCATCCAATACAGAACAAACCCATGAAAACAAACTCTCATAGGAAAAGCAACATCTTATTTCGAATGATACCTGTTACACTTCAGAGGGCAGGAAAATCTATTAACACTCTAGCATTCCTAGACGAAGGGGCTTCAGTGTCTTTACTAGATGATTCGATTGCAAAGAAACTTGGAGTTaaaggaaaaaaacgaaaattcgaaGTATCTTGGACATCCGACATAAcaagaattgaaaatgaatCAATTCAAACAAGCTTATCCATATCTGGTTTGGATAGTAGCGAAGTATTCCAGTTGAAATCAGTACGCACAGTGCGAGAATTGCATTTGCCGAAACAATCTCTGAATGCAGTTAAGTTAACTCAAGACCATCAACATCTTCAAGGACTTCCCATTCGATCGTATAGCTCCGAACGACCAGGACTCTTAATTGGATTGGACAACATTGATATATTCTCTCCACAAGAAGTTGTTTCTTGTGATTCTACTAAAGGGAGACCAATAGCTGTGAAATCGAAATTGGGGTGGTCCGTTTACGGCCCCTGTGATGAAGTTTAA
- the LOC129747622 gene encoding uncharacterized protein LOC129747622 isoform X2: MTHNKCAVCKETIGVCDSAARCQRCHSRYHEKCVGEGELTSNGNSWFCASDKCQAEKIRLDMPLGSACCNEALEEKIRLIEKEKRDKMLEIEAENILKEKELDMRRMLREMQLNMDRRRKKKEEDQERRYWEQSFRDQQDHLGRMKALQGEFMTKINLIQQELQVIGNTQSSAMNPIRRSRRSKKELLDTCSEESDSLSESEEQEVTQTPRLLNGLGNAHSGPSQMQLAARNGIM; encoded by the exons ATGACCCACAATAAATGTGCTGTTTGCAAAGAAACAATCGGTGTCTGCGATTCAGCGGCTAGATGCCAGCGCTGCCATTCTCGTTACCATGAAAAATGCGTTGGTGAAGGGGAATTAACTTCTAACGGAAATTCTTGGTTCTGTGCCTCCGACAAGTGTCAGGCTGAGAAGATACGATTGGATATGCCATTAGGCTCGGCTTGCTGTAACGAGGCTTTGGaagaaaaaatccgattgaTTGAGAAGGAGAAACGGGATAAAATGTTGGAAATCGAAGCTGAAAATATACTAAAGGAAAAAGAATTAGATATGCGTCGTATGCTTAGAGAAATGCAACTCAACATGGAcagaagaagaaagaaaaaagaagaagatcAGGAGAGAAGATATTGGGAGCAATCTTTTCGAGATCAACAGGATCATTTGGGGAGAATGAAAGCTCTGCAAGGTGAATTTATGACCAAAATCAATCTCATCCAACAGGAATTGCAGGTTATAGGGAATACGCAATCATCAGCGATGAATCCGATTCGACGTTCGCGACGTAGCAAGAAGGAACTCCTGGACACTTGCTCTGAAGAAAGTGACTCACTCAGCGAAAGTGAGGAACAAGAGGTGACACAAACACCCCGATTATTAAACGGGCTGGGGAATGCTCACAGCGGTCCTTCTCAAATGCAGTTGGCGGCGAGGAATGGGATC ATGTAG